GGCTATGGCCTCTCCTTGCCGACGACAGCTCCCCCACTCCATCACAACGGGCACTCCAGCAGGTGGCCCTGGTCTTTGAGCGACTGGACACAGTCGTCGAACATCTCCGGCAATCCCCTGAACTTGAAGCCCAGCGCCTGCAGCTTGGACGTGTTCAGCTTGTACGTCTGCTTGCCGTAGGGGTTGTCCAGCCTGCAGAGCGATTTCAGGAGGCGCGTTCAGTCAGAGATTTGGGTTTATCAGATCAGTGGCGCGTATCTGAATTCTGAACGACGACTAACCTCCGAGGTATGGGGAAGACAGGGTATCGTTTGGCAAGGAAGGAGACCAGCTCGTCGTTGTCCAGCACCACCGAGCTGCACAGGTATCTCCCGGTGGCCTCGCGCGTCTCGTACACGAGGATATGGCTGCTCGCGACGTCGTCGATGTGGACGTATCCCATCCTTCCGTAACAGCTGAACCTGGCAGTGTCACCTGAAAGGCCATTTTGTTAGGATTCACTTGAAAAGCTGAAGAGTGCTGAATAACTTTCATGGTTAAGATATGAAAAACAGAGCTAGATGGTGGTTCTGTAAGGAACATGGATACCTTGGAATAAGCCAAGGACATCTGATGCTGTAACGCATAATTCGTGGGATAAACTGGGCCCGATCACAAATGAGGGAAGAACAGTCACAACGTCAATGCCATTCTCTTTGGCGAACTCCCATGCTGCTTTCTCTGCAAATACCTTCGCCAGGCCATACCATAGCTTTGGATGAAAAAAAGGGATAACACCATTCTCAGGTCAAGGTTTCATGGAGTGTAAATACAACGTTTGAACTTAAACTAAGTAGTAGATTCTTCAATTTATCACCTGCATCTTTTCACAGAGTGGCACAGAGCTCCATATTGTTTCATCCAGTGAGATATTCGGCTGAGCATCATCCCTGATCCTCACCGCAGATGACGAAGATGTAAGAACAACCCTTTTCAGAAATGGGTTCTTCTTGCACGATCTTAGCACATTCAGAGTTCCGTTTACTGCAGGAACAAGTGTTGCTTCCTGCAACATGAACACCATCAGAGAACAGTTTAACTTCAGGTAGATGCATTTGTAAGGAAGGAAGCTAGAATTTGAACTAAAACTTCTAAAGCCAAAATAAAACAGCAATTCTATACACAAAAGAGTGAACTGTTTAAAGCATAAGCAACATGCCTTGCTACTAGAATCAGATTTAGCAAGGACAGGCGATGCAGTGTGGAAGACGCCATCACAATCGATCACAGCTTCGTCAAAACTCCCTTCCTCCAACAGATCAGCTCGCACAATCTGCAGCCTCTCTTTAGCACCAGGCAATTTCCAAAGGTGTGCCACTTTCTGGCGATTTcctgaaaaatcagaaaaaaaaagttcattgTACAAGCATCAATATACAACGTAACCAAGAGGATGATAGCAAAAGGAATGATATGTGGGTAAATACCTGGGTCTCTGACAGTCCCTACCACATGATATCCAGACTCGAGAAGCTGTTTGATAAGCCAAGAGGCAATGAAGCCTGAAGCCCCAGTCACGCACACTTTACCCTTGCTTGAGCTCACCATTTTCTCAGACAGTTGCAAGGGATGCTGAGGTCTGGTCCGAATCCACCTTCTCTTATAAGCACCAAAAGGAATATTCTAGAGAAGGAAGAGCAAGAATTGTACATCATATCAACCCAGTTTTGGTGATCAAGATAAAAACATGCAAGCTGGGTTGGTGGAGGGTAGATTTACAATCCTTTCAGGAGATATCACATTCTAGGTGACAAGTTGGTACGAAATAAAGTTGGGAGATTTAGAACGAGTTTGCAGGCTCTTATGCCAAGTTTCTTTGTTCATTCCATCATCTTGTGACTGTCAAAAAAGAATGTGAGACAGCCGGCAATGCTGTTTCGCAATTCTCTTCATGCCCAACACACTACACGCCATCGAGCCCGTTCCTGTGCTGAGTGGCTTTTCCATGTGATCGTGCGCAAATCATGGCATGATCAAGACGCGTAGGTGATCCTTCTAGCTAGTTGGGACCATTCATGATTCATCATCAGTCAAACGAAATGTGGTTGTTTCCAGACTTCCAGTCGATGTTGCAGCCATGGTAAATCCAATTACACTATGACTTCCAGTCGATGTTGCAGCCATGGTAAATCCAATTACACTATTGACTTCCAGTCGATGTTGCAGGCATGGTAAATCCAATTACACTATGACTTTCAGTCGATGTTGCAGCCATGGTAAATCCAATTACACTATCTTCTGGGGAGAAAACACTGTGGCAAGAGCATCAACAACCCCATGGAAACTGCTGAACCTGGCGCTCACGACGTCCACCTCGACGCCGAGCCTCCTGGCGCCGTCGGCGGTGACCGGCCCGTGCGCGGCCACGACCATGCCGGGGGCCAGCGCGCCCTCAGTTCCACCCCGCGGCGTCCAGCCCCTCCACCTCAGCCGTGCTCGTGAACACGACGGCGTccggcgccgcggcgtccgTGTCCACCAGCGGCCCCGCGCAGCCCGGGCCCGCCCAGCACGTGGTGTACGCCGGCGCGCGCACGGCCACCCAACCGGCAGCCTCGAGCCCCGCGAGGAAGTCCGGCACGACGGGGGGCTCGCGCAGGCCGACGACGTCCGGGACCGGGCAGAGCACGCGGCGGCCGGACCCGGGGCCCAGCGCCTCCACGAGCCCGGCCGGGGTGGCCACGTCGGGGACGAGGACGGCTACCCTCGTCCCGGCG
This portion of the Panicum virgatum strain AP13 chromosome 2N, P.virgatum_v5, whole genome shotgun sequence genome encodes:
- the LOC120661108 gene encoding tetraketide alpha-pyrone reductase 1-like is translated as MVSSSKGKVCVTGASGFIASWLIKQLLESGYHVVGTVRDPGNRQKVAHLWKLPGAKERLQIVRADLLEEGSFDEAVIDCDGVFHTASPVLAKSDSSSKEATLVPAVNGTLNVLRSCKKNPFLKRVVLTSSSSAVRIRDDAQPNISLDETIWSSVPLCEKMQLWYGLAKVFAEKAAWEFAKENGIDVVTVLPSFVIGPSLSHELCVTASDVLGLFQGDTARFSCYGRMGYVHIDDVASSHILVYETREATGRYLCSSVVLDNDELVSFLAKRYPVFPIPRRLDNPYGKQTYKLNTSKLQALGFKFRGLPEMFDDCVQSLKDQGHLLECPL